GCGCACATTGCGCCTCAAGCTGGCTGCGGCCCCGGGTCCCGGGCCCGCCTCTGCCCGCGCACAGCTGCTGGGCCCGCGGCCCCGCGACTTCGTCACCATCAGCCCTGTGCAGCCTGAGGAGCGGCGGCTCGGGGCGGCCACCCAGGTTCCGGACACCACCCTGGTGAAGCGGCCTGTGGAGCCCCAGGCTGGGGCCGAGCCTAGCACAGTGAGGACCGGAAAGGGAACACCCTTAGGAGTGGATGTGCCATTGAGACCTAGAGGCCCAAGTTTGGGGGGAAGCCGGTGTGGGTATTTGAGGGCGCGGCTGGTTGTCTTAGATACCCATGGGACATCTGAGTATGACAGGGGTGCGGAAATGGTGCCAGTGGTCGTTAGAGTGTAATACCTGAGACGGACTAAGACAAAACAGGAAATAGGACCTGGCTACattaaaagagaaagcaaggccgggcgcggtggctcaagcctgtaatcccagcactttgggaggccgaggcgggtggatcacgaggtcgagagttcgagaccatcctggtcaacatggtgaaaccccgtctctactaaaaatacaaaaaactagctgggcatggtggcgcgtgcctgtaatcccagctactcaggaggctgaggcaggagaattgcctgagcccaggaggcggagattgcggtgagccgagatcgcgccattgcactccagcctgggtaacgagcgaaactccgtctcaaaaaaaaaaaaaaaaaaaaaaaagagaaagcagaggccgggcgccgtggctcgttcctgtaatcccagcactttgggaggccaaggcaggcagatcacctgaggtcaggagttcgagaccagcatgtggccaacatggtgaaactaaaaatacgaaaattaacccGGCGTGgaggcaagcacctgtaatcccagctactcaggaggctgaggcaggagaatcgcttgaacctgggaggcaaaggttgcagtgaactgagattgcaccactgcactccagcctgggcgacagtgcgagactcttcctaaaaaaaaaaaaaagaaagcagaggagaACTGAAAGGAGACTCCAGAAGAATGCTAGGAGAGGGTCGTAGGCCCAGAGGAGAGGAGCTTTTGGAGAGAATCAAGTGGTCATTCATGTCGTGGGCAGCCAGATGAGGGGAACAAAGACTGGCAGATTTGACCGTTTTTGTGGGCTGGGGTAGGTGAATCATACACAGCTAAGCTTTGACACTCACTAAGCTGGCAAGAGGACAGAGATAGGACAAGAAGCGGGCCTGGCTAGGCAGGGTTTTGCTTGGGTGTTTTGAGGTGAGAAACAGGTTTGTGATAGGAAGAGAGACTTAGGTGACTGGAAGGAAACTTAGATGACAGGATGAGAAGGGTTAGGGAGCCGAGAGGAAGGAACTGAGGGTCTGGACCACACGGGGTGGTCTGCCCAGGACTGGACAATGGGGGTCTTCAGGGCACAAAGAGAGACCTGGACCCCAGTAGTTGCTGACAGGCTCTCCAGGTGAACCCAAGAGCTCCAAGAAACGAAGGCAGCAGAGGACAAAGGGCTACCAGGCCCAGCATTGCACATGGGCCAAAAAGGGTGGGGACAATGCCTAGCTGGTGGGAGGATCCTCTGAGATACCTCTGTTCCCCCAGGAAGCCCCAAGGTGGCCCCTGCCTGTGAAGAGGCTGCGCTTACCCTCCACCAAGCCACAGCTTTCTGAGGAACAGGCTGCTGTGCTGAGGGCCGTCCTGAAAGGCCAGAGCATTTTCTTCACTGGGAGTGCAGGTAGTTGGGGCAGAGAGCGGGTAGGGGGACAGTGGTGGGGTGGGATGGAGGAACAGTGAGCCCTACCTAACTTTGTCCCTGTCCAGGAACAGGGAAGTCATATCTGCTGAAGCGAATACTGGGCTCACTGCCCCCCACAGGCACTGTGGCCACTGCCAGCACTGGGGTGGCAGCCTGCCACATCGGGGGTACCACCCTTCATGCCTTTGCAGGTAAATGGGAACCCCAAGCTAAGAGCAAGTCCAGCTtctgggaagggagagaggggaagtCTGCATTAAGAGGGTTTTgggggccgggcatagtggctcacgcctgaaatcccagaacttttagggggccaaggtaggaggatcgcttgagcccaggagtttgagaccagcctgggcaacatagtgagactgcatctctacacagaattttaaaattagctgagcatgatggtgtgtgcctatagtctcagctactatggaggttgaggtgggaggatcgcttgagtccttGAGgccaaggttatagtgagccaagctctgccactgcacttcagcctgggtgacagagatagaccttgttttgaaaaaaggaaaggaaagagggttTGGATATTAGCCCAGGCTGAATAGTGTCACTCACAGGCATCGGCTCAGGCCAGGCTCCTCTCGCCCAGTGCGTGGCCCTGGCCCAAAGGCCAGGTGTGCGGCAGGGCTGGCTGAACTGCCAGAGGTTGGTCATTGACGAGATCTCAATGGTGGAGGCAGACCTGTTTGACAAACTGGAGGCCGTGGCCAGGTCAGTATGTTCAATGGGCAGCAGGTAATTACTGGGACCTGGTGGTCTTCCGTGTGCCCCTAAAGCGCCCCACGCTCCTCTCCAGAGCTGTCCGGCAGCAGAACAAGCCATTTGGAGGGATCCAGCTCATCATCTGTGGGGACTTTCTGCAGCTGCCACCTGTGACGAAGGGCTCCCAGCCCCCACGGTTCTGCTTCCAGGTACCACTCACCTCCTAGCCCTGCGCTCCATTGGGGGGATCTGCTCCGCTCCTTGACCcaaccccaccctgcccccaccaggCCAAGAGCTGGAAAAGGTGTGTGCCAGTGACCCTGGAGCTGACCAAGGtgtggaggcaggcagaccagACCTTCATCTCTCTACTGCAGGCCGTGAGGCTGGGCAGGTGAGCTCTGCCGGATGGGGAAGGGGCCATGGGATGAGGATCCAGGCATGGGCCAGAGTGGAACGAAGGGAGGGATCCAGGGAAAGGGGGACAATGCTCGCCCTCAGGAGCAGGCACTCCATGCAGGAAAAGGAGCCTTGGGCAGGGCACGGGGCAATTCAGGATGGACTGTAGTCAAGAGCTTCATGGCCCCATGGGAGGTGGTCGCTCTGTGAGTGCTGGGACCCAGCCTCCCTCAGGGTTGGGTCCCTGTCACCTAGTACAAGTGCTGGCACAAAGTAGGTGtcagggaaggaaggatggacaGACACAGGAGGAATTCAGAGATGTTAACAGCCTATTTCACAGATGCGAAAACTAGGGCTCAAAGAGGTGAAGTGACTCACCTGAAGTCATGGCCAGTAAGTGGTTGGAATTCGTACCCAGGGCTGACTCCAAAATTCAAGTTCCTTCTGCTCGTAGAGCTTGTGGAACCCCTGAGTGGAGGAGGGGAGGTTGCAGACATGATCTCTCTCCAGACAGAGCAAAAGGATGAAATGTAATGACAGACAGGAAGGGGAAGAGCCCACACTGGCATGCATGGAGGGCAAGAGGAAGGCTGAGTGGCAGAGCAGGCAGAGATGGCTCCAAGCTGTTCCATCTTCCCGCTTGAGTCGGTGCTGCACCCAGGCTTCCCAGTGGAGGAAGGCTTGATACCGGGGAAATTAGAAACACAAGCTAGATTGTTCACCTGAGGTAGTAGGCAAGTGGCTAGAAGATTGTACCCTGGCAGCCAGTCTGGGTCCTGCAAATCTCCAGTCTGTGCTCACTCATCATAGCCAACGTCCTCAGGAGCATTATGGGGCAGGAAGGTGGCCAGCTCTGACCTGGGGGCAGCACAGGGAAGCGTGCTCACCCATGATCAAAGCTCAGTATCCTGCCCGTGCTTATTCTCCATGTTTGGGGTCCAAATATGGAAGGCACACGTTGGCCAGCTTGGGGAGCAGCAGCTCTTCCCTGGTGCCCTCTTCCATTCCCAAGGCCTGACCCATGGCCTGCTGCTTGAGCCATCCTGCCCATGTTCCCCACTTTCCCTGCTGTATAGGTGGGCTCTGCCCTGACAGCTCAGCCCCCACAGGTGCTCAGAGGAGGTGACCCGCCAGCTCCGGGCCACAGCTGCCCACAAGGTGGGGCGAGATGGGATTGTGGCCACGAGGCTCTGCACCCACCAGGATGACGTGGCCCTCACCAACCAGAGGCGGCTGCAGGAGCTGCCAGGTGAGCAGGGAACTGGGCTGGGCAAGACCAGCTGGGAGGGGTATTATAAGCAGATGTGGCCCCCAGGCAACCTGGGCCTCTGGGACCTTAGGCTCCCAACCTCCATGGCCATAAAGGCTCTTATATTTGCAAATGCAATTGTGACTTTGAGAGGTACGATGCACTACATTCCACAGCCACCCAGGCCTGTGCTGCCTCTACTCCATAACCCGGTATTCTGGTCTGATAGTTTTTTTCTGGACACTGAGCCACAAGTCAGTGATTTGTGATCTGTTGCTCTTTTTCTCCAGGTAAGGTACACAGATTTGAGGCTATGGACAGCAAACCTGAGCTAGCCAGTACCCTGGATGCCCAGTGTCCCGTTAACCAACTCCTTCAGCTAAAGCTGGGAGCCCAGGTGAGTGGGAAGCAGGGCCTAACACCTGGGAGCTTGGGCTGTCCTGCATGGGCCTTCCTGATCCTTACCCCTCTGCCCAGGCCACTCTGCAGCCAGTGGGCCCAGCTTTGACCATATTGAaaacctccctccctcctgttccCACCCACCTTCCCATCTTCAGCTTTTCACTGTTCTCTTCCTACACCTGGAGGTCCTCCAAGCAGTATTTCTTTGGGCAAGTTTCCTTCCCTTGCTGAAGCTCTGTCCCCTCATCCCTAACCATGGGGAATGAAATACCTACCCCACACAGCTGTCTTCTGTGGTATACTTCATAGGTGGGAGAGAATCCTGATTCCTCCCACGATGTTGGAGGTGGGTAGAAGATTTCCCATAGGTCCCAAAGGGAAAATGGAAGCACAGAGCATCTGAGAGTGGTGGAAAGACCTTGTCCCTCAAGATTTGTGGTCCACAGATGTACCTATAACAGAGCTGATCATTTTCAAAGCCCTGTGATAGAATAGAGGTTGCCTTAACTGATCCCTTACCACCTCCTTCTGGGGCAAATTGAGCAAATGTTATTTCTCTTTGACATAAGGGAAAATTGGGACCGAGGAAGATAAGGCAGCTTGTCCCAGGGGTCACAGGCAGCCAGTGGCAGAGCTAAAGATTGGGATTCAGTGTCCCCATGAGAGCTCCCTGCCCTCAGCCTCTGAGAACAGCGATGGCTAAGCTAAGGCCAGGCATGGGTAGGGGGGCTGCTGTccattcctctctctcccttgcaGGTGATGCTGGTGAAAAACTTATCGGTGTCTCGGGGCCTGGTGAATGGTGCCCGAGGGGTGGTTGTCGGGTTTGAGGCTGAAGGGAGAGGTAAGTGTTGGGAAAAGGTGGCAGACCAACTGCGGTGCTTTGCAGCATGGCCCTGGGGAATGGTGGGGGAGAAAAAGGTTAGGAAGGAAAGCTCTAAAGGCCCCTACTCCTCACCTCGGAGCCCTGAAGAGCTAAAGTCAGACTGCTCCATGTCCTCTGTAGGGCTACCCCAGGTGCGGTTCCTATGTGGAGTCACTGAGGTCATCCGCGCTGACCGCTGGACAGTTCAGGTCACCGGGAGCCAGCTCCTTAGCCGGCAGCAGCTGCCCCTCCAGCTGGCTTGGGCAATGTCCATCCACAAGAGCCAAGTGAGCACCGGTGTAGGGGGTGGGGACGGGGCGGGTAGAGGGAGGACAGGCATATTGGGGTCTATGCAATTGgggtctctgtcttttttttttttgagacagagtcttgctctgtcacccaggctaaaatgcagtggcacaatctcggctcacttcaacctccacctcctgggttcaagcgattctcctgtctcagcctcctgagtagctggaactatggcacatgccaccacgcccagcatatttcttgtatttttagtagacacggggtttcaccatgttggccagaatggtcttgat
The sequence above is a segment of the Saimiri boliviensis isolate mSaiBol1 chromosome 2, mSaiBol1.pri, whole genome shotgun sequence genome. Coding sequences within it:
- the PIF1 gene encoding ATP-dependent DNA helicase PIF1 isoform X1 — encoded protein: MTPGLRSLRRPAEAVAMLSGTEAAAGDYEDSELRCRVSVEELSPGGQPRRRQALRTAELSLGRNERRELMLRLQAPGPAGRPRCFPLRAARLFTRFAAAGRSTLRLPTQGAPGAGAVQLLLSDCPPDRLRRFLRTLRLKLAAAPGPGPASARAQLLGPRPRDFVTISPVQPEERRLGAATQVPDTTLVKRPVEPQAGAEPSTEAPRWPLPVKRLRLPSTKPQLSEEQAAVLRAVLKGQSIFFTGSAGTGKSYLLKRILGSLPPTGTVATASTGVAACHIGGTTLHAFAGIGSGQAPLAQCVALAQRPGVRQGWLNCQRLVIDEISMVEADLFDKLEAVARAVRQQNKPFGGIQLIICGDFLQLPPVTKGSQPPRFCFQAKSWKRCVPVTLELTKVWRQADQTFISLLQAVRLGRCSEEVTRQLRATAAHKVGRDGIVATRLCTHQDDVALTNQRRLQELPGKVHRFEAMDSKPELASTLDAQCPVNQLLQLKLGAQVMLVKNLSVSRGLVNGARGVVVGFEAEGRGLPQVRFLCGVTEVIRADRWTVQVTGSQLLSRQQLPLQLAWAMSIHKSQGMTLDCVEISLGRVFASGQAYVALSRARSLQGLRVLDFDPMAVRCDPRVLHFYATLQQGRSLSLESPDGDEAASDQENADPNL
- the PIF1 gene encoding ATP-dependent DNA helicase PIF1 isoform X2 codes for the protein MLSGTEAAAGDYEDSELRCRVSVEELSPGGQPRRRQALRTAELSLGRNERRELMLRLQAPGPAGRPRCFPLRAARLFTRFAAAGRSTLRLPTQGAPGAGAVQLLLSDCPPDRLRRFLRTLRLKLAAAPGPGPASARAQLLGPRPRDFVTISPVQPEERRLGAATQVPDTTLVKRPVEPQAGAEPSTEAPRWPLPVKRLRLPSTKPQLSEEQAAVLRAVLKGQSIFFTGSAGTGKSYLLKRILGSLPPTGTVATASTGVAACHIGGTTLHAFAGIGSGQAPLAQCVALAQRPGVRQGWLNCQRLVIDEISMVEADLFDKLEAVARAVRQQNKPFGGIQLIICGDFLQLPPVTKGSQPPRFCFQAKSWKRCVPVTLELTKVWRQADQTFISLLQAVRLGRCSEEVTRQLRATAAHKVGRDGIVATRLCTHQDDVALTNQRRLQELPGKVHRFEAMDSKPELASTLDAQCPVNQLLQLKLGAQVMLVKNLSVSRGLVNGARGVVVGFEAEGRGLPQVRFLCGVTEVIRADRWTVQVTGSQLLSRQQLPLQLAWAMSIHKSQGMTLDCVEISLGRVFASGQAYVALSRARSLQGLRVLDFDPMAVRCDPRVLHFYATLQQGRSLSLESPDGDEAASDQENADPNL